From Rhodocyclaceae bacterium, one genomic window encodes:
- a CDS encoding type IIA DNA topoisomerase subunit B, which translates to MANSRYDEGSIRVLKGLEPVKERPGMYTRTGDPGHIIAEAIDNCVDEALAGHAKKIEVTLYADGSIGVADDGRGIPVGPHPEEKVPVVELVFTRLHAGGKFNKRAGEAYSFAGGLHGVGVSVTNALSRRLDVEVRREGALWQIGFADGDVVSRLRKAGDAGRETGTRLRIWPNPKYFDQPKVPLDELERLLRSKAAFLPNVAVTLATEKAGGTFESRTWRYKGGINEYLEELLGGAQTLTPIFTGEKYAGKPAENDSFAEGEGAAWAITWAEDGSVVRESYVNLIPTAAGGTHDSGLREGLFNAVKNFIDLHNLLPKGVKLQPEDVFGRACYILSARVLDPQFQGQTKERLSSRDAVRLVSTMVRDPSDLWLNEHVEYGRAIAELAIRQAQQRMRSAQSRVEKKKGSGVAVLPGKLTDCESSDPRDNEVFLVEGDSAGGSAKQGRDKNLQAILPLRGKVLNSWEHERDRLFANNEIHDIAVAIGVDPHDLDAPDAVVENLRYGKIAIMADADVDGSHIQVLLLTLFLRHFPKLVERGNVYIAKPPLYRVDVPGHGKRLARKVYALDDAELVSIEDKLRKEGVRDGSWQVQRFKGLGEMSAEQLWETTMNPATRRLLPVAMTRAELAETHKVFTMLMGKGEAASRRAWMERHGNEVEADV; encoded by the coding sequence ATGGCCAACTCTCGTTACGATGAAGGTTCGATTCGGGTCCTGAAAGGGCTCGAGCCGGTAAAGGAACGCCCGGGCATGTACACCCGGACGGGCGATCCGGGGCACATCATTGCCGAGGCGATCGACAACTGCGTCGACGAGGCCCTGGCGGGACATGCGAAGAAGATCGAGGTGACGCTCTACGCCGATGGCTCGATCGGCGTCGCGGATGATGGCCGGGGTATCCCGGTCGGCCCGCACCCCGAAGAGAAGGTGCCGGTGGTCGAACTGGTGTTTACCCGACTGCATGCGGGCGGCAAGTTCAACAAGCGCGCCGGCGAGGCATACTCGTTCGCCGGCGGGCTGCATGGCGTCGGCGTGTCGGTGACCAACGCACTGTCCCGGCGGCTCGATGTCGAGGTGCGCCGTGAAGGCGCGCTGTGGCAGATCGGCTTTGCCGACGGCGACGTGGTCAGCAGGCTCCGGAAGGCGGGCGATGCCGGCCGCGAGACGGGCACGCGCCTGCGCATCTGGCCGAACCCGAAGTACTTCGACCAGCCGAAGGTGCCGCTGGACGAACTCGAACGGCTGCTGCGCTCGAAGGCTGCCTTCCTGCCGAACGTGGCGGTGACGCTCGCCACCGAGAAGGCCGGGGGTACCTTCGAATCGCGCACCTGGCGCTACAAGGGCGGCATCAACGAGTACCTCGAGGAACTGCTTGGCGGCGCCCAGACGCTGACGCCCATCTTTACCGGCGAGAAGTACGCCGGCAAGCCGGCCGAGAACGACAGCTTCGCCGAGGGCGAGGGTGCCGCCTGGGCGATCACCTGGGCCGAGGATGGCTCGGTGGTGCGCGAGTCCTACGTCAACCTGATCCCGACCGCCGCGGGAGGCACGCACGACAGCGGGCTGCGCGAAGGGCTGTTCAATGCGGTGAAGAATTTCATCGACCTGCACAACCTGCTGCCCAAGGGCGTCAAGCTGCAGCCGGAGGATGTGTTCGGACGCGCCTGCTACATCCTGTCCGCGCGCGTGCTCGACCCGCAGTTCCAGGGGCAGACCAAGGAACGCCTGTCCTCGCGCGATGCCGTGCGGCTGGTATCCACGATGGTGCGCGACCCGTCCGATCTCTGGCTGAACGAGCACGTCGAGTATGGCCGGGCGATCGCCGAACTGGCCATCCGCCAGGCGCAGCAGCGGATGCGCTCCGCGCAGAGCCGGGTCGAGAAGAAGAAGGGTTCCGGGGTCGCGGTTCTACCTGGGAAACTCACCGACTGCGAATCGTCGGATCCGCGCGACAACGAGGTCTTCCTGGTGGAGGGCGACTCGGCCGGCGGTTCCGCCAAGCAGGGCCGCGACAAGAACCTGCAGGCGATCCTGCCGCTGCGCGGCAAGGTGCTCAACTCATGGGAGCACGAGCGCGACCGGCTGTTCGCGAACAACGAGATCCACGACATCGCGGTGGCGATCGGCGTCGACCCGCACGACCTCGACGCGCCCGACGCGGTGGTCGAGAACCTGCGCTACGGCAAGATCGCGATCATGGCCGACGCCGATGTCGACGGCTCGCACATCCAGGTGCTGCTGCTGACGCTGTTCCTGCGCCATTTCCCGAAGCTGGTCGAGCGGGGCAACGTGTACATCGCCAAGCCGCCGCTGTATCGGGTCGACGTGCCCGGCCATGGCAAGCGCCTCGCGCGGAAAGTCTATGCGCTAGACGATGCCGAACTCGTGTCCATCGAAGACAAGCTGCGCAAGGAAGGCGTGCGCGACGGGTCCTGGCAGGTGCAGCGATTCAAGGGCCTGGGCGAGATGAGCGCCGAGCAGCTGTGGGAGACCACGATGAACCCGGCGACGCGCCGATTGCTGCCGGTGGCGATGACCCGTGCCGAACTGGCCGAGACACACAAGGTATTCACGATGCTGATGGGCAAGGGGGAGGCGGCTTCACGCCGCGCCTGGATGGAACGGCACGGCAACGAGGTGGAAGCGGATGTCTGA
- the parC gene encoding DNA topoisomerase IV subunit A: MPDGDALPLSLFAEHAYLSYAMSVVKGRALPDVCDGQKPVQRRILFAMRELGLTSTSKPVKSARIVGEVLGKLHPHGDQSAYDAMVRLAQDFTMRYPLVDGHGNFGSRDGDGAAAMRYTEARLAPIAELLLSEIEQGTVDFVPNYDGAFREPTLLPARLPMLLLNGASGIAVGMATEVPSHNLREVASAAVALIRNPKLDVDALRGFVPGPDFPGGAQIISPDDDLRSAYDTGRGSLKVRARWAFEELARGQWQAVITELPPGVSVQKVLGEIEELTNPKVRAGKKTLTQDQAQLKQLTLSVLEKARDESSKDSPVRLVLEPRSSRLDRDEFINTLLVHTSMESSVSVNLVTIGRDGRPQQKSLRGVLAEWIDFRFDTVRRRCEHRLAQVDERIHVLEGRMLVLLNVDEVIRVIRNSDEPKLELMAAFKLSERQAEDILEMRLRQLARLEAFKVEQDLEARRGERAELLELLENPASMKKLIIKEIETDAKQHGDARRTLIKASERASVEAAVVDEPVTVIFSTKGWVRARSGHGHDWSQFTFKEGDALQYAREVRTVDQAVFLDTRGRAYTVPVAQLPGARGDGVPAPSLLDVQEGARITQMVAGRPEECVMLGGTGGYAFWCTLGDMQSRIKAGKQFMGLTPDEEPVKPMIFQAASTPSVAAVSGAGRLLVFPMEEFKQLSGGGRGVIAIGLDDGERLVAIGPCNGKSLRLGGTARMGKVGDIEIRGAELADYNGRRARKGLLLPRKFRADEVLPGPA; the protein is encoded by the coding sequence ATGCCCGACGGCGATGCGCTGCCGCTATCGCTGTTCGCCGAACATGCATACCTGTCGTATGCGATGTCGGTCGTGAAGGGGCGCGCGCTGCCCGATGTCTGCGACGGCCAGAAGCCGGTGCAGCGCCGGATCCTGTTCGCGATGCGCGAGCTCGGACTGACGTCGACCTCGAAGCCTGTGAAGTCGGCGCGGATCGTCGGCGAGGTGCTGGGCAAGCTGCACCCGCATGGCGACCAGTCCGCGTACGACGCCATGGTGCGGCTGGCGCAGGACTTCACCATGCGCTACCCGCTGGTCGACGGCCACGGCAACTTCGGGTCGCGCGACGGCGACGGCGCGGCGGCGATGCGCTACACCGAAGCGCGGCTGGCGCCGATCGCCGAACTGCTGCTGTCCGAGATCGAACAGGGCACGGTCGATTTCGTGCCGAACTACGACGGGGCGTTCCGTGAGCCGACGCTGCTGCCGGCACGGTTGCCGATGCTGCTGCTGAACGGCGCATCCGGCATCGCGGTCGGCATGGCCACCGAGGTACCGTCGCACAACCTGCGCGAGGTCGCCTCGGCCGCGGTCGCGCTGATCCGCAACCCCAAGCTCGATGTCGATGCGCTGCGCGGCTTCGTGCCGGGGCCGGACTTCCCGGGTGGGGCGCAGATCATCTCCCCCGACGATGACCTGCGCTCGGCCTACGACACCGGGCGTGGCTCGCTCAAGGTGCGGGCACGCTGGGCATTCGAGGAACTGGCGCGCGGGCAATGGCAGGCGGTGATCACCGAGCTGCCGCCCGGCGTTTCGGTGCAGAAGGTCCTCGGCGAGATCGAGGAACTCACCAACCCGAAGGTGCGCGCGGGCAAGAAGACGCTGACTCAGGATCAGGCTCAGCTCAAGCAACTGACGCTGTCGGTGCTCGAGAAGGCCCGCGACGAGTCGAGCAAGGATTCACCGGTGCGGCTGGTACTGGAGCCGCGCAGTTCGCGCCTGGACCGCGACGAGTTCATCAACACGTTGCTCGTGCACACCAGCATGGAGTCGAGCGTGTCGGTGAACCTCGTCACCATCGGCCGGGATGGCCGGCCGCAGCAGAAGTCCCTGCGCGGGGTGCTCGCCGAGTGGATCGACTTCCGTTTCGATACCGTGCGCCGTCGCTGCGAACACCGGCTGGCCCAGGTCGACGAGCGCATCCACGTGCTCGAAGGCCGGATGCTGGTGCTGCTCAATGTCGACGAAGTGATCCGGGTCATCCGCAATTCGGACGAACCGAAGCTGGAGCTGATGGCCGCGTTCAAGCTGTCCGAGCGGCAGGCCGAGGACATCCTCGAGATGCGGCTGCGCCAGCTGGCCAGGCTCGAGGCGTTCAAGGTCGAGCAGGATCTCGAGGCCAGGCGCGGCGAACGTGCCGAGCTGCTCGAACTGCTCGAGAACCCGGCGTCGATGAAGAAGCTGATCATCAAGGAGATCGAGACCGACGCGAAGCAGCATGGCGACGCGCGCCGTACGCTGATCAAGGCGTCCGAGCGGGCCAGCGTCGAGGCAGCGGTGGTCGACGAGCCGGTGACGGTGATCTTCTCGACCAAGGGCTGGGTGCGCGCGCGCAGCGGCCATGGCCACGACTGGAGCCAGTTCACGTTCAAGGAAGGTGATGCGCTGCAGTATGCGCGCGAGGTGCGCACCGTCGACCAGGCGGTGTTCCTCGATACACGCGGCCGCGCCTACACGGTCCCGGTCGCCCAGCTTCCGGGCGCGCGCGGCGACGGTGTGCCGGCGCCTTCGCTGCTCGATGTGCAGGAGGGTGCGCGCATCACCCAGATGGTCGCCGGGCGGCCGGAAGAGTGCGTGATGCTCGGCGGCACCGGTGGCTATGCGTTCTGGTGCACGCTCGGCGACATGCAGTCGCGGATCAAGGCCGGCAAGCAGTTCATGGGGCTCACTCCAGACGAAGAGCCGGTCAAGCCGATGATCTTCCAGGCGGCGTCGACGCCCTCGGTCGCGGCGGTGTCGGGCGCCGGCCGCCTGCTCGTGTTCCCGATGGAAGAGTTCAAGCAGTTGTCGGGCGGTGGTCGCGGCGTGATCGCGATCGGCCTCGATGACGGGGAACGGCTGGTCGCGATCGGCCCCTGCAACGGAAAGTCGCTGCGGCTGGGCGGCACTGCCCGCATGGGAAAGGTCGGGGACATCGAAATCCGCGGCGCCGAACTCGCAGACTACAATGGCCGCCGTGCGCGCAAGGGGTTGCTGCTGCCCCGGAAGTTCCGCGCCGACGAGGTGCTGCCCGGGCCTGCGTGA